One region of Stigmatella erecta genomic DNA includes:
- a CDS encoding (2Fe-2S)-binding protein, with product MSIRVRINGVEQELDVDPEMPLLWALRDVLGLTGTKYGCGQALCGACTIHLDGQVVRACVTPARRAEGRSVTTIEGLSQDGSHPLQRAWVDLGVPQCGFCQAGQIMTAAALLAAKPKPTDAEIEQSLAGNLCRCGTYTRIRAAVKKAAGLPEEG from the coding sequence ATGAGCATTCGAGTCCGTATCAACGGTGTCGAGCAGGAGCTGGACGTCGATCCCGAGATGCCCCTGCTCTGGGCCCTGCGCGATGTGCTGGGCCTCACCGGCACGAAGTACGGCTGCGGCCAGGCGCTGTGCGGCGCGTGCACCATCCACCTGGATGGCCAGGTGGTGCGCGCCTGCGTGACGCCCGCGCGCCGCGCCGAGGGCCGCTCGGTCACCACCATCGAAGGGCTCTCCCAGGATGGGAGCCACCCGCTGCAGCGCGCCTGGGTGGACCTGGGCGTCCCTCAGTGCGGCTTCTGCCAGGCGGGGCAGATCATGACCGCGGCGGCGCTGCTCGCCGCGAAGCCCAAGCCCACCGACGCGGAGATTGAGCAGTCGCTGGCCGGCAACCTGTGCCGGTGCGGCACATACACGCGCATCCGCGCGGCCGTGAAGAAGGCCGCGGGCCTGCCCGAGGAAGGGTGA
- a CDS encoding Isoquinoline 1-oxidoreductase subunit codes for MVRWTSHHLFTAPLRTAVLVLLAAGCGRRQPEAGTRPADALPPVAPSELRTPEAFGVIADEKERSRALFLEASRVLLHPRCANCHPAGDTPLQGMQGQAHYPPVTRGPEDKGVVGMQCTGCHQDRNQEFTRVPGAPNWHVAPKEMAWVGRSPHAICEQMKDKDRNGGKTLAQIIEHNKHDELVGWGWHPGAGREPAPGTQERFGAIIEAWVNTGAECPSEEARP; via the coding sequence ATGGTTCGTTGGACATCCCATCATCTATTCACGGCCCCCCTGCGGACGGCCGTCCTGGTGCTGCTGGCGGCCGGGTGTGGCCGGCGCCAGCCCGAGGCGGGCACTCGCCCCGCCGATGCCCTGCCGCCGGTGGCGCCCAGCGAGCTGCGGACGCCCGAGGCCTTCGGCGTCATCGCGGACGAGAAGGAGCGCTCCCGGGCGCTCTTCCTGGAGGCCAGCCGGGTGCTGCTCCACCCCCGGTGCGCCAACTGCCACCCCGCCGGGGACACGCCCCTGCAGGGCATGCAGGGCCAGGCGCACTACCCGCCTGTTACCCGGGGCCCGGAGGACAAGGGCGTGGTGGGCATGCAGTGCACCGGGTGCCACCAGGACCGGAACCAGGAGTTCACGCGAGTGCCCGGCGCGCCGAACTGGCACGTGGCGCCCAAGGAGATGGCGTGGGTGGGCCGCAGCCCGCACGCCATCTGCGAGCAGATGAAGGACAAGGACCGCAACGGCGGCAAGACGCTGGCGCAAATCATCGAGCACAACAAGCACGACGAGCTCGTGGGCTGGGGCTGGCACCCGGGCGCGGGGCGCGAGCCCGCCCCGGGCACCCAGGAGCGCTTCGGGGCCATCATCGAGGCGTGGGTCAACACGGGCGCGGAGTGCCCGAGCGAAGAGGCGAGGCCATGA